A stretch of the Vicinamibacteria bacterium genome encodes the following:
- the dctP gene encoding TRAP transporter substrate-binding protein DctP — translation MKVKSLPMVLWLLALPFSSPAEGEIVIKLGTIAPEGSTWHDVLLKMREEWRRLSDGSVELRIYAGGVLGDEGEMVRKVQRRSLDAVAVSGPGLSRIDDGVDCLHYPMFFESYEELDYVRDRLAPKLEARIEARNFKVLNWSDAGWVYFFTREPARTPGDVRRMKLWTSAGDPDTEKAFKDLGFQVVPLPTTDMLTSLQTGLIDAFDVPPLFALLDRSYQVANHMIDLKWAPVVAATVVSTRSWDQIPSELRPKLLEVSRKAGEELRAEIRKAHEDAIAEMKSRGLVVVELDDRARDLWRAEVEAAMPTLRELLGPPELHEEAKRYRDEYRSSNSR, via the coding sequence ATGAAGGTGAAATCGCTCCCCATGGTCCTTTGGTTGCTGGCCCTCCCATTTTCGAGCCCGGCGGAGGGAGAAATCGTGATCAAGCTCGGGACCATCGCTCCCGAAGGCTCGACGTGGCACGACGTTCTCCTGAAAATGCGCGAGGAATGGCGCCGCCTCTCCGACGGGAGCGTGGAGCTCAGGATCTACGCCGGCGGGGTCCTCGGTGACGAGGGCGAGATGGTGCGGAAGGTGCAACGCCGCAGTCTGGACGCCGTCGCCGTCTCGGGGCCGGGCCTTTCGCGCATCGACGACGGGGTCGACTGCCTGCATTATCCTATGTTCTTCGAGTCCTACGAGGAGCTGGACTATGTGCGCGATCGCCTCGCGCCGAAGCTCGAAGCGAGGATCGAGGCGCGGAATTTCAAAGTCCTCAACTGGAGCGATGCCGGGTGGGTCTATTTCTTCACCCGTGAGCCGGCGCGTACACCAGGCGACGTTCGCCGAATGAAGCTCTGGACTTCCGCGGGCGACCCCGACACCGAGAAGGCCTTCAAGGACCTCGGCTTCCAGGTGGTGCCGCTTCCGACGACGGACATGCTGACCTCGCTCCAGACGGGGCTCATCGACGCATTCGACGTGCCGCCTCTGTTCGCCCTCCTCGACCGAAGCTATCAAGTGGCGAACCATATGATCGACCTGAAGTGGGCTCCGGTCGTCGCTGCCACGGTCGTGAGCACCAGGTCGTGGGACCAGATTCCGTCGGAGCTTCGGCCGAAGCTTCTCGAAGTCTCTCGTAAGGCGGGCGAGGAGCTCCGGGCCGAGATCCGCAAGGCCCACGAGGACGCGATCGCCGAGATGAAGAGCCGCGGTCTCGTCGTGGTCGAGCTCGACGACAGAGCGCGCGACCTGTGGCGCGCCGAGGTGGAAGCGGCGATGCCCACGCTGCGCGAGCTGCTCGGGCCACCGGAGCTGCACGAGGAGGCGAAGCGATATCGTGACGAGTACCGCAGCTCCAACTCGCGCTGA
- a CDS encoding TRAP transporter TatT component family protein: MIAASVGCSIRKYAINQIGDVLASGGSIYESDEDIEFVGDALPFSLKLVESLIEESPEHRGLLLGAANGFCVYSYVYVHFDAEVMANESLERARALRERARRFYLRAHRYGLRGLDLLYPGFSTTLPRDPEAAVSMVETGKAKDVLPYLYWSAASLGLAISVAKNDASMLARIPEVEALLGRAMELDETYEEGALHEFQITLAGAKPGRIDVDAVRAHYERALELSSGKRASLHLAYAETVSVPAQNANEFRELVNVALAVDPDAYPSLRLANLVARRRAEWLLEQIEVLFLEPDGDSL; the protein is encoded by the coding sequence TTGATCGCAGCCAGTGTGGGGTGCTCGATCCGGAAGTACGCCATCAACCAGATTGGCGACGTTCTTGCCTCGGGCGGATCCATCTACGAGAGCGATGAAGACATCGAGTTCGTGGGGGATGCGCTCCCGTTCTCGCTCAAGCTCGTGGAAAGCCTCATCGAGGAATCCCCGGAGCATCGCGGACTGCTGCTCGGCGCCGCCAACGGTTTCTGTGTCTATTCCTATGTCTATGTGCATTTCGATGCCGAGGTCATGGCCAACGAGAGTCTCGAGCGAGCGAGAGCTCTTCGAGAGCGGGCGCGCCGTTTCTATCTTCGTGCCCATCGTTACGGGTTGCGGGGGTTGGATCTGCTCTATCCGGGATTCAGCACGACCCTGCCGCGCGACCCCGAAGCCGCCGTGAGCATGGTCGAGACCGGGAAGGCGAAGGATGTCCTCCCCTACCTCTACTGGAGCGCCGCGTCTCTCGGCCTCGCGATCTCGGTGGCCAAGAACGACGCATCGATGCTGGCACGCATACCGGAGGTCGAAGCGCTCCTTGGGCGGGCGATGGAGCTCGACGAGACTTATGAAGAGGGGGCGCTTCACGAGTTCCAGATCACGCTCGCCGGGGCCAAGCCGGGCCGTATCGACGTCGACGCGGTTCGCGCCCACTATGAGAGAGCGCTCGAGCTTTCGAGCGGCAAGCGGGCGAGTCTGCATCTCGCCTACGCCGAGACCGTCTCCGTTCCCGCGCAGAACGCGAACGAATTTCGAGAGCTCGTCAACGTGGCTCTTGCCGTCGATCCCGATGCCTACCCGAGCCTGCGTCTTGCGAATCTCGTCGCTCGGCGGCGGGCGGAGTGGTTGCTGGAGCAGATCGAAGTGCTCTTTCTCGAACCTGACGGAGACAGTCTATGA
- a CDS encoding c-type cytochrome, with protein MRHHSFIAVLILMGVSFGCQETGAPRGFALPEGDAQQGRVAFEVLKCFTCHEVAGLEDDLPRPTATPVVDVKLGGIAMREPTDGELVTSIANPSHSIYPAGEEERIMSGEGSRMANFNEVMTVQQLIDLVAFLHERYTTTEQSGS; from the coding sequence ATGCGACACCATTCCTTCATTGCCGTCCTTATTCTGATGGGTGTTTCGTTCGGTTGTCAGGAGACGGGTGCTCCACGCGGCTTTGCGCTGCCTGAAGGCGACGCTCAGCAGGGCCGAGTGGCGTTCGAGGTGCTCAAATGCTTCACCTGCCACGAGGTGGCGGGATTGGAGGATGACCTTCCCCGCCCCACGGCGACGCCGGTCGTGGACGTGAAGCTCGGTGGTATCGCCATGCGAGAACCGACGGACGGCGAGCTCGTGACATCCATCGCGAACCCCTCGCACAGCATCTACCCCGCGGGAGAGGAAGAACGCATCATGAGCGGCGAGGGCTCGCGCATGGCTAATTTCAACGAGGTCATGACGGTACAGCAGCTCATCGACCTCGTTGCGTTTCTCCATGAGCGGTATACGACCACAGAGCAGAGCGGCTCGTAG